The Xiphophorus maculatus strain JP 163 A chromosome 23, X_maculatus-5.0-male, whole genome shotgun sequence genome contains a region encoding:
- the atrx gene encoding transcriptional regulator ATRX, producing the protein MSLASSESNLDQMGEKGEEPGSSSESMKPSSSRSRRKPTNVTKHTEQKDSDASTSSENEGATSDSNTGSGSKGTLVMKPSGNESKGAMKLRVDFKQKKTDDTLEKKVNCTACGKQVNQFQRNSVYEHPMLKVLICKSCFKYYTSDDIGRDSDGMDEQCRWCAEGGKLICCDYCNNAFCKKCILRNLGRKELSSITDEDSKWHCYVCRSEPLRDLVSNCHSIMQRKEEVEIKQRKTDKAEEREGKKEKKKSSKDQKAIANGKEHNEGLGTMTFSYKNLQIPKDLIKKTKKLVETTTGLNNTFIQFIQQATDDQADTTIRYRHLKAFKAVLSDLRKAHNALEEALKPEFRNMELQNGTEGQHARKTGNVVEPAENEMDCSADLLPGEDGEQYNEVKPICDTEEIKETKQPPDENDLVCKSGKTTKVSKDQDSIADLVCKTETGETVEEPPNEMEVSTKESLKKPSIETDPVDEAESMDEGVKELDNQQDMKSEDEVSNKPEMEEHQTETSVPKKIIKSEVFDSEPVSTAETSLDHDIMSVPPSVPEELFQMVESLADSSMLSQTDTSSVKEVDTKSNEHPPETQCPQPRVKNLIVKLTPVPVIKSSSSRSSRSKDKEKDAEQPSKSKEKDEGKKDSDSSRAEEADSPPRTRRSSRVKTTPLRKQGENKGKKDSSESESEGDGKAKPSKKSSNTKKETKSSEKTSEDSDSDEVPLALLEKAATGNSSTDEEQESTMAKKRLFKSDMSSKDTEKLTKRKRKSESSGSDAESKDKKTSKKKKQAGSDNSDSDSDGESKNKTTSKKKKQASSDNSDSDSDVESKSKAVTARRRSSRVKKQENSKGNEKDFSDKKQKRSYEKKRKGKSPKAASKLQSSSEEEEEEEEAGGDSGEDSDQQKIKPIVEDNVLGGSGVFNQSSGDEVDPKGVSQVFEDYDDDPENRIAKKMLLAQIKSSYSSGAESSSDNEEEDTKKKSSKKVRKGKEDDEEERDDEFTEDSESDVDVKKRGGRHKLLRHKLSLSEGESGDSSKEKKSKGSKKKSSRKVGSDDSEDSDFEKSASGSASAMSEEVSDSEVDSKRRKTRSAKKKEDENQRSYKQQKKKRRRIKVQDDSSSNNEKSGEEDSEDQDGEGRKGRKKIRKILKDDNLRTETRDALKEEEERRKRIAEREALREKLREVVVVEEASQVACPITTKLVLDEDEETKEPLVQVHKSLVTKLKPHQVDGVQFIWDCCCESVKKIQKSAGSGCILAHCMGLGKTLQVVTFLHTLLLCEKLDFSTALVVCPLNTVLNWLNEFEKWQVGLKDEESLEVTELATVKRPQERAYALQQWQESGGVMIIGYEMYRNLTQGRNIKSKKLKETFQKTLVDPGPDLVICDEGHILKNEASAVSKAMNSIRTRRRIVLTGTPLQNNLIEYHCMVNFIKENLLGSVKEFRNRFINPIQNGQCADSTLHDVRIMKKRAHILYEMLAGCVQRKDYSALTKFLPPKYEYVLSIRITPLQCKLYRHYLEHFTGVGNALEGGRGRAGTKLFQDFQMLSRIWTHPWCLQLDYISKENRGYFDEDSMDEFIASETEESSMSLTSEDEKAKKKKKQGKGRKKGSDDSDSDEVEVIKEWNSSSRGRNGEGRSQPEPVEEPRAANSTPGSPCSADWYKEFVTEADSEILEHSGKMMLLFEILRMAEEVEDKVLVFSQSLISLDLIEDFLELSCRTEEDEKLSPYKGEGKWFRNIDYYRLDGSTNAPTRKKWAEDFNDTSNVRGRLFLISTRAGSLGINLVAANRVIIFDASWNPSYDIQSIFRVYRFGQVKPVYVYRFLAQGTMEEKIYERQVTKQSLSYRVVDQQQIERHFTMNELAELYTFEPDMLDGPSEKKSKRATPMLPKDPILAEMLQNNKDQLVCYHEHDSLLDHKEEEALSEEDRKAAWAEYEAEKKGLSMRTNYPSNYAQPDMGTSNYFSLNMAALATMSNQQLEDLINQGRQKVIEATNALKALARESMEDVIARIWKDNPTLTESQVQALTLRHQATVEMELKRREGIYREVLNRQQTLMVYVQKLITNRKVQEQQLAMANQATYLNQLALQNGMMAGGMSQMNLLGLYQRLHGMGGNQGGGKNPGPSQGM; encoded by the exons ATGAGTCTGGCTTCTTCTGAATCAAACCTAGATCAAATGGGAGAGAAAGGAGAGGAG CCTGGGAGCTCATCAGAAAGCATGAAACCATCTTCTTCTCGAAGCAGAAG GAAGCCCACCAATGTAACAAAGCACACAGAACAGAAAGACTCTGACGCCTCGACTAGCAGCGAAAACGAAGGTGCCACTTCTGACAGTAACACAGGCAGTGGATCTAAAG GCACTTTAGTGATGAAACCGAGTGGGAATGAAAGCAAAGGTGCCATGAAGCTCAGGGTggatttcaaacagaaaaaaacag ACGATACCCTGGAGAAGAAAGTCAACTGCACAGCCTGTGGAAAACAAGTAAACCAGTTTCAGCGTAACTCTGTGTACGAGCATCCTATGCTCAAAGTACTCATTTGCAAG TCATGTTTTAAGTACTACACAAGCGATGACATCGGCCGGGATTCTGATGGGATGGATGAGCAATGCAG ATGGTGTGCTGAGGGTGGAAAGCTAATCTGCTGTGACTACTGCAACAACGCTTTCTGCAAAAAGTGCATACTGCGCAACCTGGGCAGGAAGGAACTGTCCAGCATCACGGATGAGGACTCCAAGTGGCACTGCTACGTGTGCCGGTCCGAGCCCCTCCGGGATCTGGTCTCTAACTGCCACAGCATCATGCAGAGGAAAGAGGAAGTGGAAATTAAGCAACGAAAAACGGATAAAGCTGAGGAGCGTGAAGgcaagaaagagaagaagaaatccTCCAAGGATCAGAAAGCAATTGCAAATGGAAAAGAACACAATGAAGGCTTGGGGACCATGACTTTCTCCTACAAAAATTTGCAGATACCCAAAGATCTAATCAAGAAGACAAAGAAGCTTGTTGAAACTACAACCGGGTTAAATAACACTTTTATTCAGTTCATCCAACAGGCGACCGACGACCAGGCAGACACCACCATCAGGTATCGACATTTGAAAGCCTTCAAGGCTGTGCTCTCAGATCTGAGGAAAGCCCACAATGCCTTGGAGGAGGCTTTGAAGCCCGAGTTCAGAAACATGGAACTGCAGAATggtactgaagggcaacatgcGAGAAAGACTGGCAATGTTGTGGAACCTGCAGAAAACGAGATGGATTGTTCTGCAGATTTACTTCCTGGTGAGGATGGGGAGCAGTATAATGAAGTCAAGCCAATTTGTGACACAGAAGAAATAAAGGAGACTAAGCAGCCGCCTGATGAGAatgatttagtttgtaaatCTGGCAAAACCACAAAGGTTTCAAAGGACCAGGATAGTATAGCAGATTTAGTTTGTAAAACGGAAACGGGGGAGACGGTTGAAGAGCCGCCTAATGAAATGGAGGTTTCAACAAAAGAGTCACTCAAAAAGCCGTCTATTGAAACAGATCCAGTTGATGAAGCAGAATCAATGGACGAAGGGGTGAAAGAGTTGGATAACCAGCAGGACATGAAGTCAGAAGACGAAGTGTCCAATAAGCCTGAAATGGAAGAGcaccaaacagaaacaagcGTCCCCAAAAAGATAATTAAAAGCGAGGTCTTTGACAGTGAACCAGTGTCTACTGCTGAAACATCCCTAGATCATGACATTATGTCTGTTCCTCCTTCAGTCCCTGAGGAGCTTTTCCAGATGGTAGAGAGCCTCGCTGATTCCTCCATGCTCTCACAGACCGATACCAGTTCAGTGAAAGAGGTGGATACAAAGTCAAATGAACATCCTCCAGAAACCCAATGCCCCCAACCCAGAGTTAAGAACCTGATAGTCAAACTGACTCCTGTACCAGTTATCAAAAGCAGCAGTTCTAGGTCTTCTAGGTCAAAGGACAAAGAAAAGGATGCAGAACAGCCGAGCAAGAGTAAGGAAAAAGATGAGGGTAAGAAAGACTCCGATTCTAGTCGAGCAGAAGAAGCCGACAGCCCACCACGAACCCGCCGCTCCAGTAGGGTGAAGACCACTCCTTTAAGGAAGCAAGGGGAAAATAAAGGCAAGAAGGACTCCTCTGAGTCAGAGTCTGAAGGAGACGGCAAGGCCAAGCCATCAAAGAAATCCAGTAACACTAAAAAAGAGACCAAAAGTTCAGAGAAAACATCAGAAGACTCTGACTCAGACGAAGTTCCTCTTGCTCTACTGGAGAAAGCTGCAACAGGCAACAGCAGCACAGACGAGGAACAGGAAAGCACAATGGCTAAAAAGCGTCTCTTCAAATCAGACATGTCTTCAAAGGACACCGAGAAGCTAACCAAACGCAAACGTAAGTCCGAAAGCTCAGGTTCAGATGCAGAGAGTAAAGACAAGAAGACgtccaagaagaagaagcaagcCGGTTCGGACAACTCAGACTCTGATTCAGATGGAGAGAGTAAAAACAAGACGACatccaagaagaagaaacaagcCAGCTCGGACAACTCAGACTCCGACTCAGATGTGGAGAGTAAGAGCAAAGCAGTCACAGCTAGAAGGAGGTCTAGCCGTGTCAAGAAACAGGAGAACTCCAAGGGCAATGAAAAAGACTTCTCTGATAAGAAGCAGAAGCGATCTTATGAAAAGAAGCGGAAGGGAAAGAGCCCAAAAGCTGCCTCCAAGCTACAGTCTTCatctgaggaagaggaagaggaggaggaggctggAGGCGACTCTGGAGAGGATAGTGACCAGCAAAAGATCAAGCCCATTGTGGAGGATAATGTACTTGGAGGCAGTGGAGTCTTCAATCAGTCCTCAG GAGATGAGGTAGACCCTAAAGGTGTTTCTCAAGTTTTTGAAGATTACGACGACGACCCTGAAAACAG GATTGCAAAGAAAATGCTTCTTGCACAAATAAAGTCCAGTTACTCTTCAGGAGCAGAAAGCTCCTCTGACAACGAAGAGGAAGACACGAAAAAGAAATCCTCCAAGAAAGttagaaaaggaaaagaggaCGACGAAGAGGAGCGAG ATGATGAATTTACAGAAGACTCTGAGTCTGATGTTGATGTGAAGAAGCGCGGTGGTCGGCACAAATTGCTCCGTCATAAGCTCTCCTTGAGCGAGGGTGAATCTGGAGACTCGAGCAAGGAGAAGAAGAGCAAGGGCAGCAAGAAAAAGTCTTCACGTAAAG TTGGCAGCGACGACTCTGAAGACTCGGACTTTGAGAAGTCAGCATCTGGTTCTGCGTCGGCGATGAGTGAGGAGGTCAGTGACTCGGAGGTGGATAGCAAGCGTCGAAAGACCAG atcagcaaagaagaaagaagatgaGAATCAGAGGAGCtacaagcagcagaaaaagaagCGACGTAGAATCAAAGTTCAGGACGACTCCTCCAGCAATAATGAGAAG AGTGGAGAGGAAGACAGTGAGGATCAAGATGGAGAGGGGCGCAAAGGCCGGAAAAAGATCCGGAAAATCCTCAAGGACGACAACTTGAGGACAGAGACGAGAGACGCtctgaaagaggaagaggagaggaggaaacgTATCGCTGAGAGGGAGGCGCTCAGGGAGAAACTCAGAGAG GTTGTTGTAGTAGAAGAAGCCTCCCAGGTGGCCTGCCCCATCACCACCAAGCTGGTCCtggatgaagatgaagagaCCAAGGAGCCGCTGGTTCAGGTGCACAAGAGCCTCGTCACAAAGCTCAAGCCTCATCAGGTGGATG GTGTTCAGTTTATATGGGACTGCTGCTGCGAGTCTGTGAAAAAGATTCAGAAGTCTGCAGGCTCTGGCTGCATCCTGGCTCATTGCATGGGTCTAGGAAAAACTCTACAA GTGGTGACGTTCCTCCACACCCTGCTGCTTTGTGAAAAGCTCGACTTTAGCACAGCTCTAGTGGTTTGTCCCCTCAACACTGTTCTTAACTGGCTCAATGAGTTTGAGAAATGGCAGGTGGGACTGAAGGATGAGGAGAGCCTCGAG GTAACAGAGCTAGCCACAGTTAAGAGGCCTCAGGAGCGAGCCTATGCTCTCCAGCAGTGGCAGGAGTCGGGTGGCGTTATGATCATAGGTTATGAGATGTACAGAAATCTGACGCAGGGACGAAACATCAAGAGCAAGAAGCTAAAAGAGACATTTCAGAAAACGCTTGTGGATCCAG GTCCAGACTTGGTGATATGTGATGAAGGCCACATTCTGAAGAACGAGGCTTCTGCCGTCTCCAAAGCAATGAACTCCATCCGGACGAGGAGGAGGATTGTCCTGACTGGAACACCTCTGCAAAACAACCTCATTGAAT ACCACTGCATGGTGAACTTTATCAAGGAAAACTTGCTCGGGTCGGTCAAGGAGTTCAGAAACCGCTTCATTAACCCCATTCAGAATGGCCAGTGTGCCGACTCGACGCTGCATGACGTCCGGATTATGAAGAAGAGGGCGCACATCCTCTACGAGATGCTGGCCGGCTGCGTTCAG AGAAAAGATTACTCGGCGCTCACCAAGTTCCTGCCTCCCAAATACGAGTATGTGCTGTCGATCAGAATAACCCCACTCCAGTGCAAACTCTACAGACATTACCTGGAGCACTTCACAG GTGTGGGGAATGCTCTGGAAGGGGGCCGGGGCCGAGCGGGAACCAAACTCTTCCAGGATTTCCAGATGCTCAGCAGGATCTGGACCCATCCCTGGTGCCTTCAGCTGGACTACATCAGTAAAGAAAACAGG GGTTACTTCGATGAAGACAGTATGGATGAATTCATCGCTTCAGAAACTGAGGAATCCTCCATGAGTCTGACCTCAGAGGATGAGAAGGCGAAAAA GAAAAAGAAGCAGGGAAAAGGGAGGAAGAAGGGCTCCGACGACTCGGACAGTGACGAGGTGGAGGTCATCAAGGAGTGGAACAGCAGCTCTCGTGGCAGGAATGGAGAAGGTCGAAGCCAACCCGAGCCTGTTGAAGAAc CCCGGGCAGCAAACTCTACGCCAGGGAGTCCCTGCTCTGCCGACTGGTACAAGGAGTTTGTGACAGAAGCTGACTCTGAAATCCTGGAGCACTCAGGAAAGATGATGCTGCTCTTTGAGATCCTGCGCATGGCTGAGGAAGTAGAAGATAAAGT GTTGGTGTTCAGTCAGTCGCTCATCTCTCTGGACCTGATAGAAGATTTTCTAGAACTTTCTTGCAGAACAGAGGAGGATGAAAAACTTTCTCCATACAAAG GTGAAGGAAAATGGTTCAGGAACATCGACTATTACCGCCTCGATGGCTCCACCAACGCCCCCACCAGGAAGAAGTGGGCAGAGGACTTTAATGACACCAGTAACGTAAG GGGGCGTTTGTTTCTTATATCCACCCGAGCCGGTTCTCTTGGCATCAACCTGGTGGCCGCCAACAGGGTCATCATTTTTGATGCCTCCTGGAATCCCTCGTACGACATCCAGAGTATCTTCAGGGTCTATCGCTTTGGCCAGGTCAAACCTGTCTACGTCTACAGGTTCCTTGCGCAG GGCACAATGGAGGAGAAGATTTATGAGCGGCAAGTGACTAAGCAGTCTCTGTCGTACCGAGTTGTGGATCAGCAGCAGATTGAGAGACACTTTACGATGAACGAGCTGGCTGAGCTCTACACCTTTGAACCGGACATGCTGGATGGTCCTTCAGAGAAGAAGAGCAAGAGAGCAACTCCGATGCTTCCAAAG GATCCGATCCTCGCTGAGATGCTGCAGAACAACAAGGACCAGCTCGTGTGTTATCACGAACATGACTCCCTGCTGGACCACAAGGAGGAGGAAGCCCTCAGCGAGGAGGACCGCAAGGCGGCTTGGGCCGAGTACGAAGCAGAGAAGAAG GGCCTGTCGATGAGGACCAACTACCCTTCGAACTACGCTCAGCCAGACATGGGCACATCGAACTACTTCTCCCTCAATATGGCAGCTTTGGCCACCATGTCCAACCAGCAGCTGGAG GACCTCATAAACCAGGGACGGCAGAAAGTCATTGAAGCAACAAACGCTTTGAAAGCCTTAGCTCGGGAGTCGATGGAAGACGTCATTGCCAGAATA TGGAAGGACAACCCAACGCTCACAGAGAGCCAGGTCCAGGCGCTCACGCTGAGGCACCAAGCCACCGTGGAGATGGAGCTCAAGCGCAGGGAAGGCATTTACAGAGAGGTCCTGAACAGGCAGCAAACG CTGATGGTGTATGTTCAGAAGCTGATCACCAACAGGAAGGTACAGGAGCAGCAGCTGGCCATGGCCAACCAGGCCACCTACCTGAACCAGCTGGCCCTGCAGAACGGCATGATGGCAGGCGGGATGAGCCAAATGAATTTGCTCGGGCTTTACCAGCGCCTCCATGGCATGGGCGGCAATCAAGGCGGCGGCAAGAACCCGGGCCCCTCACAGGGCATGTAG